One region of Amphiprion ocellaris isolate individual 3 ecotype Okinawa chromosome 9, ASM2253959v1, whole genome shotgun sequence genomic DNA includes:
- the snap91a gene encoding clathrin coat assembly protein AP180 isoform X1, whose protein sequence is MSGQTLTDRIAAAQYSLTGSEVSRAVCKATTHEQTAPKKKHLEYLIQATQETNVNVPQMADTLMERAGNASWVVVFKALITTHHLMVHGNERFLQFLASRNTLFNLSNFLDKTGSHGYDMSTFIRRYSRYLNEKAFAYRQMSFDFGRVKKGADGAMRTMTVEKLLKGMPTLQSQIDALLDFDVHPQELNNGVINACFLLLFKDLIKLYACYNDGIINLLEKFFQMKRSQCKDGLEIYKRFLTRMTRVSEFFKIAEQVGIDKNDIPELTQAPESLLESLETHLNTLEGKKPSPTKDATANNSSPAAAAAPAKPAPPAHPGGPPARPGPPAKPPPPSVTPTARTPTTTATSNALDDGFLLDLDPMSSSSAGGAAATASTTGWGDLLAEAAPAATDGASEALLAEGESADADADAAAAAAPAAAAAPAAAAAAATPATMAAPAPTSLPVAAPATTSASDIDLFGDAFAPSPGDGPAAVAAGPAADAFGGSDPFATTEGNADIAPELDLFAMRPTDTGATAAAITPPSSSEAPTIIAPIAAPAAPTPSSTTTTTTTTTTDTTTTTESSAAPTLDIFGDMFDSMPEQSPTTESKAATTPSVDLFGADLPAVSRGPSPLPEPAPAGDIVTDSFSSPAPAPATTPAPVSAPAPEASSPPKAEPEPVIDLLDSFSGSVEEMQSAAPGGPGDDLLGGLMSPTLAPTTAPAPLAPAPLAPALAPVQNDLLESGFDALGSLPSPTPPVPATTAAAPEPASTTAAPSGGFDASMLGGLGDLLMPAITPQSTGGSTAGSTAGSMGTPVAAGGIAAAPPSTPPPTKTIGGDLDSSLANLIGDLGVKKKDPQSEKKLTGGANWMPQVAPTSWATPGAPMAGAAPGAPGGPGAAPPGAGMVPPMSAQPGFGMPPAAGPGAPMMQPMMGQPMMGQPMMRPPFTGVAGAAPGAAAPGAPLSPGPASQSPKKPKDPLAELDLKDFL, encoded by the exons ACCTGATCCAGGCCACCCAAGAAACCAATGTGAACGTCCCGCAGATGGCCGACACGCTGATGGAGAGGGCCGGCAACGCCAGCTGGGTGGTGGTTTTCAAAGCCCTGATCACCACACACCACCTCATGGTGCACGGCAACGAG AGGTTCCTCCAGTTCCTGGCATCTAGAAACACTTTGTTCAATCTCAGCAACTTCCTGGATAAAACTGGCTCCCATG GCTATGACATGTCCACGTTTATCAGACGCTACAGCCGCTATCTCAACGAGAAGGCCTTTGCCTACAGACAGATGTCTTTCGACTTTGGCCGAGTCAAGAAAGG agCTGATGGAGCGATGAGGACCATGACAGTAGAGAAGCTGTTGAAAGGAATGCCCACCCTGCAGAGCCAGATCGACGCGCTGCTGGATTTTGAT GTGCATCCACAGGAGCTGAACAACGGAGTGATAAATGCCTGCTTTCTTCTGCTCTTCAAAGATCTGATCAAGCTATACGCCTGCTATAATGATGGCATCATCAACCTGCTAG AAAAATTTTTCCAAATGAAGAGAAGCCAATGTAAAGACGGGCTTGAGATCTACAAGAGATTCCTGACACGAATGACTCGCGTGTCTGAATTCTTCAAAATTGCTGAG CAAGTGGGAATAGACAAGAACGACATACCTGAGCTCACTCAG GCCCCAGAAAGTCTTCTGGAGTCCCTGGAGACCCACCTCAACACTTTGGAGGGGAAGAAGCC GTCGCCCACTAAG GATGCGACGGCCAACAACAGCTCGccggctgcagctgctgcaccgGCCAAGCCTGCACCTCCTGCCCACCCCGGCGGACCCCCTGCTCGCCCCGGGCCGCCAGCCAAACCCCCTCCACCCTCCGTTACCCCCACTGCACgcacccccaccaccaccgctACCAGCAA TGCTCTTGATGATGGTTTCCTGTTGGATCTGGACCCCATGTCCTCCTCgtcagcagggggcgctgcagcGACTGCCTCCACGACCGGATGGGGAG ACCTCTTGGCTGAGG CAGCTCCAGCCGCTACCGATGGAGCCTCTGAAGCTCTCCTGGCAGAGGGAGAgtctgctgatgctgatgctgatgctgcagctgctgccgcccctgcggctgctgctgctcctgcagccgctgctgctgccgctaCTCCTGCCACCATGGCTGCACCAGCGCCCACCTCGCTGCCCGTCGCTGCTCCTGCCACCACCTCAGCCTCAGACATCGACCTTTTCGGAG ATGCGTTTGCACCTTCCCCAGGAGACGGTCCTGCTGCCGTGGCCGCGGGCCCTGCTGCTGATGCATTTGGTGGATCTG ACCCCTTCGCTACGACGGAGGGAAATGCGGACATTGCTCCAGAGCTGGACCTGTTCGCTATGAGGCCCACCGACACGGGGGCCACTGCCGCCGCCATCACCCCTCCCTCCTCTAGTGAGGCGCCGACCATCATCGCCCCCATCGCTGCCCCCGCTGCCCCCACCCCTTCTTCCACCACTACCACTACTACCACAACCACCAccgacaccaccaccaccacagagTCTTCAGCTGCCCCGACTCTAGATATCTTTGGTG ATATGTTTGATTCTATGCCTGAGCAAAGCCCTACCACAGAATCCAAAGCTGCTACCACTCCTAGCGTAGACCTTTTTGGTGCAG ACCTTCCTGCTGTTTCACGCGGGCCTTCTCCTTTGCCCGAACCGGCTCCGGCTGGAGACATCGTGACGG ATTCATTTTCATCTCCAGCTCCTGCCCCTGCTACTACTCCAGCTCCTGTTTCTGCTCCTGCTCCAGAAGCTTCATCTCCCCCGAAAGCAGAGCCGGAGCCAGTCATTGACCTGCTGG ACTCCTTCAGTGGATCTGTGGAGGAAATGCAGAGTGCTGCTCCTGGAGGGCCCGGAGACGACCTGCTGGGAG GCCTGATGTCCCCGACTCTCGCTCCCACCACTGCTCCAGCTCCTCTGGCTCCAGCTCCTCTGGCTCCAGCCTTGGCTCCGGTGCAGAACGACCTCCTGGAGTCGGGCTTTGATGCCCTCGGCTCGCTTCCTTCCCCCACACCACCAGTACCGgctacaacagcagcagcaccagaacCTGCATCCACCACAGCAGCACCCTCTGGTGGCTTTGACGCTTCAA TGCTTGGTGGATTAGGCGACTTGCTAATGCCCGCCATAACGCCCCAGAGCACCGGGGGCAGCACAGCTGGGAGCACAGCGGGGAGCATGGGAACTCCCGTCGCAGCAGGAGGCATTGCAGCCGCTCCGCCCTCCACCCCACCTCCTACCAAAACCATCGGAGGAGATCTGGACTCGTCGCTGGCCAACCTGATCGGAG ACCTTGGAGTTAAGAAAAA AGACCCACAGAGTGAGAAGAAGCTGACAGGAGGCGCCAACTGGATGCCACAGGTGGCCCCCACAAGCTGGGCCACACCAGGAGCCCCCATG GCTGGTGCTGCCCCTGGAGCTCCTGGAGGACCTGGAGCAGCTCCACCCGGTGCAGGGATGGTGCCACCAATGAGTGCACAGCCGGGCTTTGGAATG CCTCCTGCAGCAGGGCCTGGAGCCCCGATGATGCAACCCATGATGGGGCAGCCTATGATGGGACAGCCCATGATGAGACCTCCCTTCACTGGGGTAGCTGGAGCTGCACCCGGAGCTGCTGCCCCCGGAGCACCG CTTTCTCCAGGACCTGCAAGCCAGAGCCCCAAGAAGCCCAAAGACCCTCTGGCAGAACTCGACCTCAAGGACTTCTTATAA
- the snap91a gene encoding clathrin coat assembly protein AP180 isoform X4, with amino-acid sequence MSGQTLTDRIAAAQYSLTGSEVSRAVCKATTHEQTAPKKKHLEYLIQATQETNVNVPQMADTLMERAGNASWVVVFKALITTHHLMVHGNERFLQFLASRNTLFNLSNFLDKTGSHGYDMSTFIRRYSRYLNEKAFAYRQMSFDFGRVKKGADGAMRTMTVEKLLKGMPTLQSQIDALLDFDVHPQELNNGVINACFLLLFKDLIKLYACYNDGIINLLEKFFQMKRSQCKDGLEIYKRFLTRMTRVSEFFKIAEQVGIDKNDIPELTQAPESLLESLETHLNTLEGKKPSPTKDATANNSSPAAAAAPAKPAPPAHPGGPPARPGPPAKPPPPSVTPTARTPTTTATSNALDDGFLLDLDPMSSSSAGGAAATASTTGWGDLLAEAAPAATDGASEALLAEGESADADADAAAAAAPAAAAAPAAAAAAATPATMAAPAPTSLPVAAPATTSASDIDLFGDAFAPSPGDGPAAVAAGPAADAFGGSDPFATTEGNADIAPELDLFAMRPTDTGATAAAITPPSSSEAPTIIAPIAAPAAPTPSSTTTTTTTTTTDTTTTTESSAAPTLDIFGDMFDSMPEQSPTTESKAATTPSVDLFGADSFSSPAPAPATTPAPVSAPAPEASSPPKAEPEPVIDLLDSFSGSVEEMQSAAPGGPGDDLLGGLMSPTLAPTTAPAPLAPAPLAPALAPVQNDLLESGFDALGSLPSPTPPVPATTAAAPEPASTTAAPSGGFDASMLGGLGDLLMPAITPQSTGGSTAGSTAGSMGTPVAAGGIAAAPPSTPPPTKTIGGDLDSSLANLIGDLGVKKKDPQSEKKLTGGANWMPQVAPTSWATPGAPMAGAAPGAPGGPGAAPPGAGMVPPMSAQPGFGMPPAAGPGAPMMQPMMGQPMMGQPMMRPPFTGVAGAAPGAAAPGAPLSPGPASQSPKKPKDPLAELDLKDFL; translated from the exons ACCTGATCCAGGCCACCCAAGAAACCAATGTGAACGTCCCGCAGATGGCCGACACGCTGATGGAGAGGGCCGGCAACGCCAGCTGGGTGGTGGTTTTCAAAGCCCTGATCACCACACACCACCTCATGGTGCACGGCAACGAG AGGTTCCTCCAGTTCCTGGCATCTAGAAACACTTTGTTCAATCTCAGCAACTTCCTGGATAAAACTGGCTCCCATG GCTATGACATGTCCACGTTTATCAGACGCTACAGCCGCTATCTCAACGAGAAGGCCTTTGCCTACAGACAGATGTCTTTCGACTTTGGCCGAGTCAAGAAAGG agCTGATGGAGCGATGAGGACCATGACAGTAGAGAAGCTGTTGAAAGGAATGCCCACCCTGCAGAGCCAGATCGACGCGCTGCTGGATTTTGAT GTGCATCCACAGGAGCTGAACAACGGAGTGATAAATGCCTGCTTTCTTCTGCTCTTCAAAGATCTGATCAAGCTATACGCCTGCTATAATGATGGCATCATCAACCTGCTAG AAAAATTTTTCCAAATGAAGAGAAGCCAATGTAAAGACGGGCTTGAGATCTACAAGAGATTCCTGACACGAATGACTCGCGTGTCTGAATTCTTCAAAATTGCTGAG CAAGTGGGAATAGACAAGAACGACATACCTGAGCTCACTCAG GCCCCAGAAAGTCTTCTGGAGTCCCTGGAGACCCACCTCAACACTTTGGAGGGGAAGAAGCC GTCGCCCACTAAG GATGCGACGGCCAACAACAGCTCGccggctgcagctgctgcaccgGCCAAGCCTGCACCTCCTGCCCACCCCGGCGGACCCCCTGCTCGCCCCGGGCCGCCAGCCAAACCCCCTCCACCCTCCGTTACCCCCACTGCACgcacccccaccaccaccgctACCAGCAA TGCTCTTGATGATGGTTTCCTGTTGGATCTGGACCCCATGTCCTCCTCgtcagcagggggcgctgcagcGACTGCCTCCACGACCGGATGGGGAG ACCTCTTGGCTGAGG CAGCTCCAGCCGCTACCGATGGAGCCTCTGAAGCTCTCCTGGCAGAGGGAGAgtctgctgatgctgatgctgatgctgcagctgctgccgcccctgcggctgctgctgctcctgcagccgctgctgctgccgctaCTCCTGCCACCATGGCTGCACCAGCGCCCACCTCGCTGCCCGTCGCTGCTCCTGCCACCACCTCAGCCTCAGACATCGACCTTTTCGGAG ATGCGTTTGCACCTTCCCCAGGAGACGGTCCTGCTGCCGTGGCCGCGGGCCCTGCTGCTGATGCATTTGGTGGATCTG ACCCCTTCGCTACGACGGAGGGAAATGCGGACATTGCTCCAGAGCTGGACCTGTTCGCTATGAGGCCCACCGACACGGGGGCCACTGCCGCCGCCATCACCCCTCCCTCCTCTAGTGAGGCGCCGACCATCATCGCCCCCATCGCTGCCCCCGCTGCCCCCACCCCTTCTTCCACCACTACCACTACTACCACAACCACCAccgacaccaccaccaccacagagTCTTCAGCTGCCCCGACTCTAGATATCTTTGGTG ATATGTTTGATTCTATGCCTGAGCAAAGCCCTACCACAGAATCCAAAGCTGCTACCACTCCTAGCGTAGACCTTTTTGGTGCAG ATTCATTTTCATCTCCAGCTCCTGCCCCTGCTACTACTCCAGCTCCTGTTTCTGCTCCTGCTCCAGAAGCTTCATCTCCCCCGAAAGCAGAGCCGGAGCCAGTCATTGACCTGCTGG ACTCCTTCAGTGGATCTGTGGAGGAAATGCAGAGTGCTGCTCCTGGAGGGCCCGGAGACGACCTGCTGGGAG GCCTGATGTCCCCGACTCTCGCTCCCACCACTGCTCCAGCTCCTCTGGCTCCAGCTCCTCTGGCTCCAGCCTTGGCTCCGGTGCAGAACGACCTCCTGGAGTCGGGCTTTGATGCCCTCGGCTCGCTTCCTTCCCCCACACCACCAGTACCGgctacaacagcagcagcaccagaacCTGCATCCACCACAGCAGCACCCTCTGGTGGCTTTGACGCTTCAA TGCTTGGTGGATTAGGCGACTTGCTAATGCCCGCCATAACGCCCCAGAGCACCGGGGGCAGCACAGCTGGGAGCACAGCGGGGAGCATGGGAACTCCCGTCGCAGCAGGAGGCATTGCAGCCGCTCCGCCCTCCACCCCACCTCCTACCAAAACCATCGGAGGAGATCTGGACTCGTCGCTGGCCAACCTGATCGGAG ACCTTGGAGTTAAGAAAAA AGACCCACAGAGTGAGAAGAAGCTGACAGGAGGCGCCAACTGGATGCCACAGGTGGCCCCCACAAGCTGGGCCACACCAGGAGCCCCCATG GCTGGTGCTGCCCCTGGAGCTCCTGGAGGACCTGGAGCAGCTCCACCCGGTGCAGGGATGGTGCCACCAATGAGTGCACAGCCGGGCTTTGGAATG CCTCCTGCAGCAGGGCCTGGAGCCCCGATGATGCAACCCATGATGGGGCAGCCTATGATGGGACAGCCCATGATGAGACCTCCCTTCACTGGGGTAGCTGGAGCTGCACCCGGAGCTGCTGCCCCCGGAGCACCG CTTTCTCCAGGACCTGCAAGCCAGAGCCCCAAGAAGCCCAAAGACCCTCTGGCAGAACTCGACCTCAAGGACTTCTTATAA
- the snap91a gene encoding clathrin coat assembly protein AP180 isoform X2, giving the protein MSGQTLTDRIAAAQYSLTGSEVSRAVCKATTHEQTAPKKKHLEYLIQATQETNVNVPQMADTLMERAGNASWVVVFKALITTHHLMVHGNERFLQFLASRNTLFNLSNFLDKTGSHGYDMSTFIRRYSRYLNEKAFAYRQMSFDFGRVKKGADGAMRTMTVEKLLKGMPTLQSQIDALLDFDVHPQELNNGVINACFLLLFKDLIKLYACYNDGIINLLEKFFQMKRSQCKDGLEIYKRFLTRMTRVSEFFKIAEQVGIDKNDIPELTQAPESLLESLETHLNTLEGKKPSPTKDATANNSSPAAAAAPAKPAPPAHPGGPPARPGPPAKPPPPSVTPTARTPTTTATSNALDDGFLLDLDPMSSSSAGGAAATASTTGWGDLLAEAAPAATDGASEALLAEGESADADADAAAAAAPAAAAAPAAAAAAATPATMAAPAPTSLPVAAPATTSASDIDLFGDAFAPSPGDGPAAVAAGPAADAFGGSDPFATTEGNADIAPELDLFAMRPTDTGATAAAITPPSSSEAPTIIAPIAAPAAPTPSSTTTTTTTTTTDTTTTTESSAAPTLDIFGDMFDSMPEQSPTTESKAATTPSVDLFGADLPAVSRGPSPLPEPAPAGDIVTDSFSSPAPAPATTPAPVSAPAPEASSPPKAEPEPVIDLLDSFSGSVEEMQSAAPGGPGDDLLGGLMSPTLAPTTAPAPLAPAPLAPALAPVQNDLLESGFDALGSLPSPTPPVPATTAAAPEPASTTAAPSGGFDASSDLLMPAITPQSTGGSTAGSTAGSMGTPVAAGGIAAAPPSTPPPTKTIGGDLDSSLANLIGDLGVKKKDPQSEKKLTGGANWMPQVAPTSWATPGAPMAGAAPGAPGGPGAAPPGAGMVPPMSAQPGFGMPPAAGPGAPMMQPMMGQPMMGQPMMRPPFTGVAGAAPGAAAPGAPLSPGPASQSPKKPKDPLAELDLKDFL; this is encoded by the exons ACCTGATCCAGGCCACCCAAGAAACCAATGTGAACGTCCCGCAGATGGCCGACACGCTGATGGAGAGGGCCGGCAACGCCAGCTGGGTGGTGGTTTTCAAAGCCCTGATCACCACACACCACCTCATGGTGCACGGCAACGAG AGGTTCCTCCAGTTCCTGGCATCTAGAAACACTTTGTTCAATCTCAGCAACTTCCTGGATAAAACTGGCTCCCATG GCTATGACATGTCCACGTTTATCAGACGCTACAGCCGCTATCTCAACGAGAAGGCCTTTGCCTACAGACAGATGTCTTTCGACTTTGGCCGAGTCAAGAAAGG agCTGATGGAGCGATGAGGACCATGACAGTAGAGAAGCTGTTGAAAGGAATGCCCACCCTGCAGAGCCAGATCGACGCGCTGCTGGATTTTGAT GTGCATCCACAGGAGCTGAACAACGGAGTGATAAATGCCTGCTTTCTTCTGCTCTTCAAAGATCTGATCAAGCTATACGCCTGCTATAATGATGGCATCATCAACCTGCTAG AAAAATTTTTCCAAATGAAGAGAAGCCAATGTAAAGACGGGCTTGAGATCTACAAGAGATTCCTGACACGAATGACTCGCGTGTCTGAATTCTTCAAAATTGCTGAG CAAGTGGGAATAGACAAGAACGACATACCTGAGCTCACTCAG GCCCCAGAAAGTCTTCTGGAGTCCCTGGAGACCCACCTCAACACTTTGGAGGGGAAGAAGCC GTCGCCCACTAAG GATGCGACGGCCAACAACAGCTCGccggctgcagctgctgcaccgGCCAAGCCTGCACCTCCTGCCCACCCCGGCGGACCCCCTGCTCGCCCCGGGCCGCCAGCCAAACCCCCTCCACCCTCCGTTACCCCCACTGCACgcacccccaccaccaccgctACCAGCAA TGCTCTTGATGATGGTTTCCTGTTGGATCTGGACCCCATGTCCTCCTCgtcagcagggggcgctgcagcGACTGCCTCCACGACCGGATGGGGAG ACCTCTTGGCTGAGG CAGCTCCAGCCGCTACCGATGGAGCCTCTGAAGCTCTCCTGGCAGAGGGAGAgtctgctgatgctgatgctgatgctgcagctgctgccgcccctgcggctgctgctgctcctgcagccgctgctgctgccgctaCTCCTGCCACCATGGCTGCACCAGCGCCCACCTCGCTGCCCGTCGCTGCTCCTGCCACCACCTCAGCCTCAGACATCGACCTTTTCGGAG ATGCGTTTGCACCTTCCCCAGGAGACGGTCCTGCTGCCGTGGCCGCGGGCCCTGCTGCTGATGCATTTGGTGGATCTG ACCCCTTCGCTACGACGGAGGGAAATGCGGACATTGCTCCAGAGCTGGACCTGTTCGCTATGAGGCCCACCGACACGGGGGCCACTGCCGCCGCCATCACCCCTCCCTCCTCTAGTGAGGCGCCGACCATCATCGCCCCCATCGCTGCCCCCGCTGCCCCCACCCCTTCTTCCACCACTACCACTACTACCACAACCACCAccgacaccaccaccaccacagagTCTTCAGCTGCCCCGACTCTAGATATCTTTGGTG ATATGTTTGATTCTATGCCTGAGCAAAGCCCTACCACAGAATCCAAAGCTGCTACCACTCCTAGCGTAGACCTTTTTGGTGCAG ACCTTCCTGCTGTTTCACGCGGGCCTTCTCCTTTGCCCGAACCGGCTCCGGCTGGAGACATCGTGACGG ATTCATTTTCATCTCCAGCTCCTGCCCCTGCTACTACTCCAGCTCCTGTTTCTGCTCCTGCTCCAGAAGCTTCATCTCCCCCGAAAGCAGAGCCGGAGCCAGTCATTGACCTGCTGG ACTCCTTCAGTGGATCTGTGGAGGAAATGCAGAGTGCTGCTCCTGGAGGGCCCGGAGACGACCTGCTGGGAG GCCTGATGTCCCCGACTCTCGCTCCCACCACTGCTCCAGCTCCTCTGGCTCCAGCTCCTCTGGCTCCAGCCTTGGCTCCGGTGCAGAACGACCTCCTGGAGTCGGGCTTTGATGCCCTCGGCTCGCTTCCTTCCCCCACACCACCAGTACCGgctacaacagcagcagcaccagaacCTGCATCCACCACAGCAGCACCCTCTGGTGGCTTTGACGCTTCAA GCGACTTGCTAATGCCCGCCATAACGCCCCAGAGCACCGGGGGCAGCACAGCTGGGAGCACAGCGGGGAGCATGGGAACTCCCGTCGCAGCAGGAGGCATTGCAGCCGCTCCGCCCTCCACCCCACCTCCTACCAAAACCATCGGAGGAGATCTGGACTCGTCGCTGGCCAACCTGATCGGAG ACCTTGGAGTTAAGAAAAA AGACCCACAGAGTGAGAAGAAGCTGACAGGAGGCGCCAACTGGATGCCACAGGTGGCCCCCACAAGCTGGGCCACACCAGGAGCCCCCATG GCTGGTGCTGCCCCTGGAGCTCCTGGAGGACCTGGAGCAGCTCCACCCGGTGCAGGGATGGTGCCACCAATGAGTGCACAGCCGGGCTTTGGAATG CCTCCTGCAGCAGGGCCTGGAGCCCCGATGATGCAACCCATGATGGGGCAGCCTATGATGGGACAGCCCATGATGAGACCTCCCTTCACTGGGGTAGCTGGAGCTGCACCCGGAGCTGCTGCCCCCGGAGCACCG CTTTCTCCAGGACCTGCAAGCCAGAGCCCCAAGAAGCCCAAAGACCCTCTGGCAGAACTCGACCTCAAGGACTTCTTATAA